A single region of the Desulfatiglans anilini DSM 4660 genome encodes:
- a CDS encoding nitroreductase family protein, with amino-acid sequence MSDLMKVLKERRSIRRYENRPVSDDALKAVLEAVQWSPSWANTQCWEIVVVKDRMQKERLQAAFPATNPASKALLEAPVVLAVCGVLQRSGYYKGEVTTKFGDWFMFDLGIVTQSICLAARDQGLGTVITGLFDHAKAAEVLGVPEGCELVALIPLGYAAKESSAPKRREISEFTHDDRF; translated from the coding sequence ATGTCGGATCTCATGAAGGTCTTGAAGGAGAGACGCAGCATTCGCCGTTACGAAAACAGGCCTGTGTCCGACGACGCGCTCAAGGCCGTCCTCGAAGCGGTCCAATGGTCTCCGTCGTGGGCCAACACCCAGTGCTGGGAGATCGTCGTCGTAAAAGACCGGATGCAGAAGGAAAGGCTTCAGGCGGCCTTCCCTGCAACCAACCCCGCCAGCAAGGCCTTGCTGGAGGCGCCCGTCGTCCTGGCGGTCTGCGGTGTGCTGCAGCGTTCGGGCTATTATAAAGGCGAGGTCACCACGAAGTTCGGCGACTGGTTCATGTTCGATCTGGGCATCGTCACGCAGAGCATTTGCCTGGCGGCCCGTGATCAGGGCCTCGGAACGGTCATCACGGGGCTCTTCGACCACGCCAAGGCTGCAGAGGTTCTGGGCGTTCCGGAGGGTTGCGAACTCGTGGCCCTGATCCCCCTCGGCTACGCCGCCAAGGAATCGTCTGCGCCGAAACGCCGTGAGATCAGCGAATTCACGCATGACGACCGCTTTTAG
- a CDS encoding response regulator produces the protein MTESSLLKGKRILVVDDEQDILDVLTEHLSMCQVVTASTFEEAKKLLESRRFDVAVLDIMGVRGYDLLEIANQHDIPALMLTAHAFTPDNVIKSVKEGAAAYVPKEEISRIEDFLNDILIARAKGESPLVAWQKRLPRSYFQMRFGAAWEMADREFLDTLRTAIQSRSRAQKKQD, from the coding sequence ATGACCGAAAGCAGTCTGTTGAAGGGGAAAAGAATCCTGGTGGTGGATGACGAGCAGGATATCCTCGATGTGCTGACAGAACACTTGAGCATGTGCCAGGTCGTTACGGCCTCTACGTTCGAGGAAGCCAAAAAACTGCTCGAATCGCGTCGTTTCGATGTAGCCGTCCTGGATATCATGGGCGTCAGGGGGTATGACCTACTCGAGATCGCCAATCAGCACGACATACCGGCCCTCATGTTGACGGCCCATGCCTTTACGCCGGACAACGTCATCAAATCCGTCAAGGAAGGGGCGGCGGCTTATGTTCCGAAGGAAGAGATATCGCGGATCGAGGATTTTCTGAACGACATCCTCATCGCTCGTGCCAAGGGCGAGAGCCCCCTGGTCGCATGGCAGAAAAGGCTTCCCCGATCGTATTTCCAGATGCGGTTCGGAGCGGCATGGGAAATGGCCGACAGGGAGTTTTTGGATACGCTCCGGACCGCCATCCAAAGCAGGTCAAGGGCCCAGAAAAAGCAGGACTGA
- a CDS encoding phenylacetate--CoA ligase family protein: protein MVDHPIYWNPVIETLPRQKLRALQLKKFKRIFAWTYDHSRFHRALYDQAGVRPEDIRTFEDIRAVPKVEKSMMRDIQRKDPFPYGDALCVPLEEVTEFRQTSGTTGQPVYQPDTWQDWEWWAECWACILWAQGYRPSDRVFLPFGYNIFVAFWAGHYAAEKIGCEVVPGGVLDTKARILKMQELRATAMMATPTYVLGMADTARKMGIDPAALSIRRITCAGEPGAGIPSTKKRMQDAWGAKVFDHAGATEIGAWSFECAEQPFGMHVNEGMFLVEIEDIETGEIIEEPGRRGKMVITAFDRQAQPCVRFDSKDVIEWDSEPCRCGRTFRLIKGGVVGRADDITKVKGVLLAPSAIEEVVRSIEGLGDEYEVIVDKVGDSDRISLKVELLPEARGNRKAVEAALVDQLRLKTNLRYDLEFNDYGQLPRYEVKAKRFKDLRKDH from the coding sequence ATGGTCGACCATCCAATCTATTGGAATCCAGTGATCGAGACCCTGCCAAGGCAAAAACTCAGGGCGCTTCAACTGAAAAAGTTCAAGCGGATCTTTGCCTGGACCTATGACCATTCACGGTTTCACCGCGCGCTCTACGATCAGGCGGGTGTCCGCCCTGAGGATATCCGCACGTTCGAGGACATCCGTGCCGTGCCGAAGGTGGAAAAATCCATGATGCGCGACATCCAGCGGAAAGATCCGTTCCCTTACGGGGATGCCCTCTGCGTGCCGCTGGAGGAGGTGACCGAGTTCCGCCAGACGAGCGGCACGACCGGTCAGCCGGTGTACCAGCCGGATACGTGGCAGGACTGGGAATGGTGGGCCGAGTGCTGGGCCTGCATCCTCTGGGCCCAGGGATACCGCCCGTCGGACCGGGTCTTCCTGCCCTTCGGGTACAATATCTTCGTCGCCTTCTGGGCAGGGCATTACGCCGCCGAAAAGATCGGCTGCGAGGTCGTTCCTGGCGGGGTTCTCGACACCAAAGCGCGCATCCTCAAGATGCAGGAACTGAGGGCCACGGCCATGATGGCCACGCCGACCTATGTGCTCGGGATGGCGGACACCGCGCGCAAGATGGGAATCGACCCCGCCGCGTTGTCGATCCGCAGGATCACCTGCGCCGGAGAACCCGGCGCCGGAATCCCTTCCACCAAGAAACGCATGCAGGATGCCTGGGGCGCCAAGGTGTTCGATCACGCCGGCGCGACAGAGATCGGGGCCTGGTCCTTCGAGTGCGCGGAGCAGCCCTTCGGGATGCACGTCAACGAGGGGATGTTCCTGGTGGAGATCGAAGACATCGAGACGGGGGAGATCATCGAGGAACCCGGCCGGCGGGGCAAGATGGTCATCACCGCCTTCGACCGCCAGGCACAGCCCTGCGTCCGTTTCGATTCCAAAGATGTGATCGAATGGGATTCGGAGCCCTGCCGCTGCGGCCGGACCTTCCGCCTCATCAAGGGCGGGGTGGTCGGCCGCGCCGATGACATCACCAAGGTCAAAGGCGTGCTGCTCGCCCCCTCCGCCATCGAGGAGGTGGTGCGGAGCATCGAGGGGCTCGGGGACGAATACGAGGTCATCGTCGACAAGGTCGGAGATTCGGACCGGATCTCCCTCAAGGTCGAATTGCTCCCGGAGGCCCGCGGGAACCGGAAGGCCGTCGAGGCCGCTCTGGTCGATCAGTTACGCCTGAAGACGAACCTGCGCTACGACCTTGAATTCAACGATTACGGCCAACTGCCCCGCTACGAGGTCAAGGCCAAACGGTTCAAGGACCTGCGAAAGGATCATTGA
- a CDS encoding PEP/pyruvate-binding domain-containing protein — MPDQWIYWLSELSKDHNDIVGKKCANLGELTQAGFHVPPGFALSVVAYDRFMKETEATERVLKILSHFKADAESVADTEKFDILSKEVRSTVESIALPPDMEKTIREYYAELCRQTGKEDLFVATRSAGPVSHPGQYETYLNVSGADDVVKYVRSVWASTFNTRSIIARARLGLKLEYDPIGVAVLTMVDAKAAGVMFSLNPINGDESKVSMEAGFGFGEAVVSGNVNPDRYLVDKITLEIDERVISDKGSEFAYNPETRKMEYKELPADQKKLPCLEDREIIELARLAKKVEAHFGVPQDIEFAVSGSLPFPESIYLVQARPESAWGKKKKESVLGKKTGFELLFEKATTPIKLKLD, encoded by the coding sequence ATGCCGGACCAATGGATTTACTGGCTGAGCGAACTGTCAAAAGACCATAACGATATTGTGGGGAAGAAGTGTGCGAATCTCGGGGAACTGACACAGGCCGGGTTCCACGTCCCGCCTGGATTCGCGCTGAGCGTTGTCGCCTACGACCGGTTCATGAAAGAGACTGAAGCCACCGAACGTGTGTTGAAAATCCTTTCACATTTCAAGGCCGACGCTGAAAGTGTGGCCGACACGGAAAAATTCGACATCCTTTCCAAAGAGGTCCGCAGCACGGTTGAATCGATTGCCTTGCCGCCCGACATGGAAAAGACCATCCGCGAATACTATGCCGAACTCTGCCGGCAGACCGGCAAGGAAGATCTGTTTGTCGCGACACGCTCGGCGGGTCCCGTCAGCCATCCGGGACAGTATGAAACCTACCTGAACGTGAGCGGCGCGGATGATGTTGTCAAATACGTCCGGAGCGTCTGGGCGAGCACGTTCAACACCCGTTCCATTATCGCCCGCGCACGCTTGGGCCTCAAACTCGAATACGATCCGATCGGGGTGGCGGTTCTCACGATGGTCGACGCAAAGGCGGCCGGCGTCATGTTCTCGCTCAACCCCATCAATGGCGACGAGTCGAAGGTGTCCATGGAGGCCGGTTTCGGCTTCGGCGAGGCCGTGGTCTCGGGCAACGTCAACCCGGACCGCTATCTGGTCGACAAGATCACCCTGGAAATCGACGAAAGGGTCATTTCCGATAAGGGGAGCGAATTCGCCTACAACCCCGAGACCCGCAAAATGGAATACAAGGAATTGCCTGCCGACCAAAAGAAGCTCCCCTGCCTGGAAGACCGGGAGATCATCGAACTGGCGCGCCTCGCCAAGAAGGTGGAGGCCCACTTCGGCGTCCCGCAGGATATCGAGTTTGCCGTCTCCGGAAGCCTGCCGTTCCCTGAATCGATCTATCTCGTACAGGCCCGTCCTGAAAGCGCCTGGGGTAAAAAGAAGAAGGAATCCGTTCTGGGCAAAAAAACCGGTTTTGAATTGTTGTTCGAAAAAGCGACCACGCCCATCAAGCTGAAGCTGGACTAA